ACGTGGTGTAATTGTGCTTAGCGCGGGGTTTAGAGAAGTAGGTGGTGAGGGTATTACACTTGAAAAGAAGCTTATCGAGATTGTACGGAAACATGGAATGCGACTCATCGGGCCTAACTGTATAGGTGTATACTCTCCCTCTACTGGTGTCAACGCGACGTTCTTCGACCCTAATAGACAAGGGCTACCTGGGCCCGGGCCAATAGCCTTTATAAGTCAGAGTGGAGCCCTTGGCGCGGCTGTACTGGATTGGGCTGAAGCACGGGGTATCGGTATAAGCAGGTTCGTGAGTGTAGGCAACAAGGCTGATGTTGACGAGGCGGATCTTCTAGCTTTTCTCCGTCGTGACTCCGAGACACGGAGTATAGCCATGTATATTGAGGGTGTATCTGAGGGCAGTAGGCTTCGACGAGCCCTCGAAGAGACGACTCCCGTGAAGCCCGTTGTTGTGCTCAAGGCGGGCCGCAGTGATGCGGGGGCCCGGGCGGCAGCCAGTCATACCGGTAGCCTAGCTGGTAGCTATCAGCTATACCAGGCAGTGTTTCGCCAAACGGGGGTAGTGCCTGCTAGGAGCCCTGAGGAGATGTTCGACTTTGCCCTCGCCCTAGCGTTGCAGCCACCCATGACTGGGGATCGTGTAGCAGTGATTACAGTTGGCGGTGGAAGCGGTGTCATGGCCAGCGATGAGCTTAGTGAATTGGGTCTCCACGTACCCGAATTTAGCCCAGAGACGCAAGCGAGGCTTCGCCGCGTCCTATTACCGATAGCCAGTCCTCGCAACCCTGTAGACGTGACCGGCTCGGCAGTTGATGAGCACATGGTTGAGAGCTTGCGCATAGTTCTTGAGAGCGGCGAAGTGGACGCCGTATTGCTTATCCCATACTTTAACCTCTCCGGGATAACTGACCAGCTTCCAGACAAGCTTGCCAAAGTTCTCCACGAGTACAGCGATAGACGTATACCAGTAGTAGCGTCGGTAACTGGTGGCGCTAGGGCTTGGAGTATTGCAAGACGCCTCGAAAAAGTCGCTGGCATACCAGTATATCCTGGTGAGGCAAGAGCTGCTCGGGCTCTCTGGGCACTAAGGCTCTATGGTCGTTGGCTACAATACATAGGAGAAATACAAGAGATCAGCAAGGCGTGACCAGCGGATTTTTAAGTCGCGCTCTTCTAGTGATAAGTCTTAAGGGGGCTTCTTCTCCTCATTCCTAGCGGCTATATGGGGTTTCTACGAGTTGCCGCTGGTAGCAGCAATAGCTAGTATCTTGAAAAAGCTTGTATACCGGGTTATCAGGCAGTTCCAGCGAAACATCATATTCGACATAGCTCTGATAGCAGTCCTCGTCTGGCTTATAGCTGGGTTGTCATTCTCTCTCGTAGAAGGTGTCGATGTCTGGACTGGACTGTACTGGGCACTAGTAACAATGACCACCGTCGGTTACGGCGATATAGTGCCTTCAACGGATGCTGGTAGAGTAATAGCAATGCTCACTATAGCCTCCGGTATAGCAGTCTACACGGCGCTAGTCTCGGTAGCAGCTGGCACCATAGTAGAAGCTGCTGAAAGGCGACGGCAGGGCTACATAAGGTACCGTGGCGTCCGCCACGTAGTCGTGATAGGCTGGACTCCTGCGAGCGAGGCTGCGATAAGAGAGCTACGTGGACGCGGCTATAGCGGCGACATAGTGCTGGTAACAGAGAAGCCGGCGGCTGTGATGAGGGAGATAGACATCGAGGGCATAACCATAGTTCGTGGTGATCCGACACGCCGCGATACATTGCTACGCGCTAATATTCCCCGTGCTAACATGGTTATGGTGAGCACCAATGACGATGCTAAGACGGTGCTCGTGGTGCTCGCTGTAAGAGGGCTAAACGCCTCAGCGAGAATCGTGGCTGAGGCATTACACCCGGAGAACGTAGAGCTACTCCACAAAGCCGGCGCAGACATAGTGGTCCCGACACGCGACCTAGGCGGTAGGATGCTCGCGGCAAGCCTCCTAGAGCCGGGTGCGGCTATGTTCGTCGAGAACATATCGAGGAGCGAGGAGAGGCCCATAGAGCTCCACGAGATGCCGGCTGGCCCCTACGCCGGGAGACGCTACATAGACGTACTGCTAGAACTACGCCGTAAGGGCATGACCCCGGTGGCTATAAGGCGGCAGGGCAGGCTGATACCCAACCCCGATGACGACATGGTAATAGAGCGCAACGATGTCCTAGTGGTAGTGGTACCTAGCATGCCGGCTGAAGAGCCGGGGCACAATCAGATGCAACAGATGCTACAGAGGGAGGAGCCTGGGGCTGAGAAGGCTTGACCGCATACCATGATCTACGCAGCTTCATTGAGGCCCTAGAGGAGAGGGGCCAGCTCCGCCGTATCCGAGCCGAGCTAAGCCCAGTCCTCGAGATACCCGAAGTACTCCGCCGAGTAATGCAGCGCCGAGGCCCAGCGCTCCTCTTCGAGAACGTCAAGGGCTACCCCGGCTGGCGTGTCGCAGGCAACCTCTTTGGGTCCATCGAGAGGATAAAGCTAGCACTAGGGGTCGACAGACTCGAGGATATCGGGGAGCGAATGGTCTCCCTAACAGCCCGTGCCCCTCCCCTTACCCTCGGCGAGAAACTCCGCAGTCTCCGCGATGTGCTAGACGTAGGCCGCTACACGCCTCGCCGGGTCCGGAGAGCAGCCTTCGAGGACACCGTCCTAGAGGGTGAGAAAGCAAGCCTAGAGAAGCTCCCAGTCTTCAAGACGTGGCCGAAGGACGGAGGCCGTTACATAACCTTTGGGCAAGTCTATACCGTGGATCCGGAGAAGGGCGTCACAAACATAGGCGTATACCGGGTGATGATACGGGGGCCCCGCGAGGCGGTGGTGCACTGGCAGCTCCACAAGCGGGGCCGTCATGCCTACCTAGCTGCAGCCGAGCGGGGGAAAGAAAAGCTGCCAGTAGCGATAGTTATAGGAGCTGACCCTGCCTCAATGCTTACCGGTGTCATGCCCGTACCATACCCTATGGATAAGCTGCTCTTCGCAGGCTTTATGGCTGGTCGTGGTCTAGAGGTCTACCGGCTCCCATCGGGGATACACGTACCGGCTTCGGCCGAGATAGTGATAGAGGGCTATGTCGAGCCTGGCCGGGAGGCCGAGGAGGGGCCATTCGGCGACCACTGGGGCTACTACGACAAGCCCCTGCACCGGTTCCCGGTATTAACTGTGGAGCGTATCTGGATGCGCCGCGACCCGATATATGTTGGCACAGTGGTGGGCAAACCACCTATGGAGGACGCGGCTATAGGCAAGGCTGTGGAGCGTGTCTTCCTCCCCGTGCTCCGGATGCTCCTCCCCGAGATAGTGGATCTCAATATGCCCGAGTACGGCGTCTTCCAGGGCATGGCAATCGTCTCGATAAGGAAGCGCTACCCTGGCCACGCTAAGAAGGTGATGATGGCTCTCTGGGGCCTCGGCCAGATGGCGTTAACCAAGATAATAATAGTCGTTGACCATGATATAGACGTCCATGACATGAACCAGGTGATCTGGGCTGTCTCCGCTAATGTTGACCCACAGCGTGACGTACTAGTGGTACCCAATACTCACACCGACCACCTCGACCCAGCAACACCGGTACCCAGCTACGGAAGCAAGCTAGGCATAGACGCTACGCGGAAACTGCCAGAGGAGAACCAGGGCCGCCCCTGGCCCGAAGAAGTAGAGCCAGACCCCGAGGTGGCCAGGCGTATAGACGCGTTATGGTCTAGCCTGGGCATAGACTGATAACACTGTAGCACATACATGTGCCCTGTATACAACGCTGATAACAAATGTTGAGCACTGAGCTCCTTAACGTGTGGCTCCAGAGTTCAGAGGGGTGTACGGGGCTGAGCTAATGGTGCAGCGTAGTAGCGGCTGGGATCCAGGGAGGGTTTCGAGGGGCTCACGGCTACACGCAGTTATGAGGCTTGTCAGGATAGAGCATACGCTGTTTAGCCTCCCATTCGCGTATGCGGGAGCAGTTCTTGCGTGCCTGGAGTGCATTGATGCCCGTGTAGTGGTGTTGATAGCGCTGGCTCTCCTCGGTCTCCGTACAGCCGCGATGGCGTACAACAATATCGCGGATCTTGACATAGATCGTGCTAACCCGCGGACCCGGAACCGACCCCTCGTGACGGGGGCTGTGAGCCTCCGCGACGCCTGGGCAGCGGTCGTAGTTGGCTCTGTCTTGTACTTCGTCTCGGCGGCGCTGCTGAACAGGTATGCGTTAATGCTAGCCCCGCTACTCTGGCTCATGGCTATGGCGTACCCCCATGCTAAAAGGCTACACTGGCTTCCACACCTTCACCTAGGCCTGGTGCTTGGCACAGTGGTTCTAGGCGGCGCAGTAGCAGCTTACGGTGCCCAGGCTTCCAGCTTAGCAGATGTGCTGGCTCGTGCACCCTGGCTTTACGTTGCAGCGGTATCCCTCTGGGTTGCAGGCTTTGACACGTTCTACGCCATCCTGGATATGGAGTTCGACCGGCGGATGAACCTAGGCAGTATCCCGGCACGCCTAGGCCTACGTGGTGCACTATGGGCTTCGAGGCTCATGCATGCTGCCAGTATAGTGCTGTTGCTGGCTTCAGTACCGGTCTACGGGCTAGGCCTTGTGGCACTGGCATCGATGATACTAGCGTCTCTGCTGATACTATACCAGCATGTACTCTTAGCGAGACACGGACTAGAAGCTATACCCCGGGCCTTCAACATAAACCTTGCAGTAGGAATAATAGTTGGTGTAGGGATAATAGTAGATAGACTAGCTGCCTTTCCTCCGCTTACAAGCCTCTAGTGCCCGGGTGGTAACCCGGTAGAACTTCACCTCTCGTATCCTCTTCCGTTTAGATGCGTCACAGAGCCCGGCGAATGGACACCGGGAGCACGGGCCAACTTCACTCGTGTCGGAGACTCTCTCGACTAGCCGGTATGCCTCAAGCATGGCGAGTATCATCTCTATACGATGTCGTGGAAGACCCGTAACAGCCTTCAGATAGTCTACCGAGGCTACGCCCAGCTTAGCCAATGCTAGAACTATCCTGCAGATATCATCGCTTCTCGTGGACACGGTGGGCACCCATAGCCTCTAGCGGGGGAGACCCGGTGTAGCGGAGACTGAGACGGCGTAGAGCCGCCAAGACCCTGGAGACTAACTCGTCTATCTCCCTAGGCGCTACACCCTTCTCTGCAGCCACTCTCTTCACATGGCTCTCGACAAGCAAGTAGCGCTTGTACTGCTCGTTAAGCCTCCTCCACGGGATACCCCGTAGCGCCTCTGCCACCCTCTCCTCGAAGGGTAAGACGCCCTCCAGAATCAGCGCAGCTATAATCGGGTAGCCTACGTAGCCTCGGAAGCGAGTCCCATTATCATTGCTGTAAGCTAGCCCACGCTCAACGTCTATGTAGACTAAGTACTCACGGTCCCCCTCACTACTAACTACACGGTATATATTCTTGTTAAGCTTTTCTATACGTCCATCGGCGATAGCGCCTAGCGCCTCAAGCACCTTTACCCGTGGCGGGGGCTGGAGTACAGCGCCAGGCTTAGCCGTAGAATGCTCACCTCCTATCTCCTGGGTCTCGCCCTCGGCAACGTATATAGTGTAGCCCGGGGGCAAGAGATACAGTAAGGACAGGCAAGTATAGCCTATC
The window above is part of the Pyrodictium delaneyi genome. Proteins encoded here:
- a CDS encoding acetate--CoA ligase family protein: MALIRPPIGDGVEVFFRPQGIAVIGASRVPGKVGYMVLYNLKSMYKGPLYPVNPRAREVLGLPVYPSILDVPDPVDLAVVAVPAQAVLRVVDEAGRRGVRGVIVLSAGFREVGGEGITLEKKLIEIVRKHGMRLIGPNCIGVYSPSTGVNATFFDPNRQGLPGPGPIAFISQSGALGAAVLDWAEARGIGISRFVSVGNKADVDEADLLAFLRRDSETRSIAMYIEGVSEGSRLRRALEETTPVKPVVVLKAGRSDAGARAAASHTGSLAGSYQLYQAVFRQTGVVPARSPEEMFDFALALALQPPMTGDRVAVITVGGGSGVMASDELSELGLHVPEFSPETQARLRRVLLPIASPRNPVDVTGSAVDEHMVESLRIVLESGEVDAVLLIPYFNLSGITDQLPDKLAKVLHEYSDRRIPVVASVTGGARAWSIARRLEKVAGIPVYPGEARAARALWALRLYGRWLQYIGEIQEISKA
- a CDS encoding potassium channel family protein, translating into MPLVAAIASILKKLVYRVIRQFQRNIIFDIALIAVLVWLIAGLSFSLVEGVDVWTGLYWALVTMTTVGYGDIVPSTDAGRVIAMLTIASGIAVYTALVSVAAGTIVEAAERRRQGYIRYRGVRHVVVIGWTPASEAAIRELRGRGYSGDIVLVTEKPAAVMREIDIEGITIVRGDPTRRDTLLRANIPRANMVMVSTNDDAKTVLVVLAVRGLNASARIVAEALHPENVELLHKAGADIVVPTRDLGGRMLAASLLEPGAAMFVENISRSEERPIELHEMPAGPYAGRRYIDVLLELRRKGMTPVAIRRQGRLIPNPDDDMVIERNDVLVVVVPSMPAEEPGHNQMQQMLQREEPGAEKA
- a CDS encoding menaquinone biosynthesis decarboxylase, with product MTAYHDLRSFIEALEERGQLRRIRAELSPVLEIPEVLRRVMQRRGPALLFENVKGYPGWRVAGNLFGSIERIKLALGVDRLEDIGERMVSLTARAPPLTLGEKLRSLRDVLDVGRYTPRRVRRAAFEDTVLEGEKASLEKLPVFKTWPKDGGRYITFGQVYTVDPEKGVTNIGVYRVMIRGPREAVVHWQLHKRGRHAYLAAAERGKEKLPVAIVIGADPASMLTGVMPVPYPMDKLLFAGFMAGRGLEVYRLPSGIHVPASAEIVIEGYVEPGREAEEGPFGDHWGYYDKPLHRFPVLTVERIWMRRDPIYVGTVVGKPPMEDAAIGKAVERVFLPVLRMLLPEIVDLNMPEYGVFQGMAIVSIRKRYPGHAKKVMMALWGLGQMALTKIIIVVDHDIDVHDMNQVIWAVSANVDPQRDVLVVPNTHTDHLDPATPVPSYGSKLGIDATRKLPEENQGRPWPEEVEPDPEVARRIDALWSSLGID
- a CDS encoding UbiA-like polyprenyltransferase, with product MVQRSSGWDPGRVSRGSRLHAVMRLVRIEHTLFSLPFAYAGAVLACLECIDARVVVLIALALLGLRTAAMAYNNIADLDIDRANPRTRNRPLVTGAVSLRDAWAAVVVGSVLYFVSAALLNRYALMLAPLLWLMAMAYPHAKRLHWLPHLHLGLVLGTVVLGGAVAAYGAQASSLADVLARAPWLYVAAVSLWVAGFDTFYAILDMEFDRRMNLGSIPARLGLRGALWASRLMHAASIVLLLASVPVYGLGLVALASMILASLLILYQHVLLARHGLEAIPRAFNINLAVGIIVGVGIIVDRLAAFPPLTSL